The following proteins are co-located in the [Pasteurella] mairii genome:
- the rnfC gene encoding electron transport complex protein RnfC, translating into MSDVLIRFNSGKLWDFKGGVHPPEMKSQSNQTPIKAAKLVERFYIPIKQHAGSAGNILVKVGNHVLKGQPLTQGEGLRALPVHASTSGTVVNIAPYVAAHPSGLPEMCIEIQADGQDKWCEREPIDDFLTRTPEQLIEKIYRAGIAGLGGAVFPTAEKIHSAEKQVKLLIINGAECEPYITCDDRLMRDYPHEIIEGSRILRYILRPEKVVIAIEDNKPEAVSALKATLQGANDIEIRVIPTKYPSGAAKQLIQVLTGMEVPSGQRSSSIGVLMHNVGTAFAIKRAVMDDEPLIERVVTLTGDKIQQKGNQWVRFGTPIVALLQQADYRYDERFPVFMGGPMMGFILPNLNAPVTKVTNCLLAPDHFEYAPPEPERSCIRCSACSDACPVNLMPQQLYWFARSEDHEKSEQYSLKDCIECGLCAYVCPSHIPLIQYFRQEKAKIWEIKEKAKKAEEAKIRFEARQARLEKEELERKARSQRAAENRREELAKQKGEDPVKAALERLKAKQVNTDAPVKINEIKTIVGTKGEILPDNSDVMAARKARRLARQQAEETLQSTVENSVEMSASSASEKTAEKSTALEDKKAAVAAALARAKAKKLAAQQSEAVQGEVEKGGDVSGAENVTDVENPVATDPKKAAVAAAIARAKAKKLAAQQGAADQSEVETGEDVSVAKNVTDAENPVATDPKKAAVAAAIARAKAKKLAAQQAKDVE; encoded by the coding sequence ATGAGTGATGTATTAATCCGTTTCAATTCCGGTAAATTATGGGATTTTAAAGGTGGGGTTCACCCGCCGGAAATGAAATCACAATCCAATCAAACGCCAATCAAAGCGGCTAAGTTAGTTGAACGTTTTTATATTCCGATTAAACAACACGCAGGATCTGCCGGTAATATTCTGGTTAAGGTTGGCAATCATGTATTAAAAGGGCAACCATTAACGCAGGGCGAAGGACTGCGAGCCTTGCCGGTACACGCGTCAACTTCCGGAACCGTGGTAAATATTGCGCCCTACGTTGCTGCTCACCCTTCCGGATTGCCGGAAATGTGTATTGAAATTCAAGCAGATGGTCAAGATAAATGGTGTGAACGCGAACCTATCGATGATTTTTTAACCCGTACGCCGGAACAATTAATTGAAAAAATTTATCGCGCCGGTATTGCCGGATTGGGCGGTGCGGTTTTTCCGACCGCCGAGAAAATTCATTCGGCAGAAAAACAAGTTAAATTATTGATTATCAATGGTGCAGAATGCGAACCCTATATTACGTGCGACGATCGCTTAATGCGCGATTATCCTCATGAAATTATCGAGGGAAGTCGTATTTTGCGCTATATTTTGCGCCCGGAAAAAGTGGTGATTGCCATTGAAGATAACAAACCGGAAGCTGTGAGTGCGTTGAAAGCGACTTTACAAGGCGCTAACGATATTGAAATTCGGGTGATTCCGACGAAATATCCATCCGGTGCGGCAAAACAATTGATCCAAGTGTTAACCGGTATGGAAGTGCCGAGCGGTCAGCGTTCGTCCAGTATTGGCGTATTGATGCACAATGTGGGAACCGCATTTGCGATTAAACGTGCGGTGATGGATGATGAGCCTTTGATTGAGCGCGTGGTGACCTTGACCGGTGATAAAATTCAACAAAAAGGCAATCAATGGGTGCGTTTTGGCACGCCAATTGTCGCCTTGTTGCAACAAGCGGATTATCGTTATGATGAGCGCTTCCCTGTTTTTATGGGCGGTCCGATGATGGGCTTTATCTTGCCGAATTTAAACGCGCCAGTGACCAAGGTTACCAATTGTTTATTAGCGCCTGACCATTTTGAATATGCGCCTCCGGAGCCGGAACGTTCTTGTATTCGTTGTTCGGCTTGTTCAGATGCTTGTCCGGTAAATTTAATGCCACAGCAACTTTATTGGTTTGCGCGCAGCGAAGATCATGAAAAATCCGAACAATATTCCCTAAAAGATTGCATTGAATGTGGGCTTTGCGCTTATGTTTGTCCTAGTCATATTCCGTTAATTCAATATTTCCGCCAAGAAAAAGCCAAAATTTGGGAAATCAAAGAAAAAGCGAAAAAAGCGGAAGAAGCGAAAATTCGTTTTGAGGCGCGTCAGGCACGTTTAGAAAAAGAAGAATTAGAGCGCAAAGCGCGTTCGCAACGGGCAGCGGAAAATCGTCGAGAAGAATTAGCGAAACAAAAAGGCGAAGATCCGGTTAAAGCTGCCTTGGAACGCTTAAAAGCGAAACAAGTCAATACGGATGCGCCAGTTAAAATTAATGAAATTAAAACGATTGTCGGCACTAAAGGGGAAATCTTACCGGACAATAGCGACGTTATGGCAGCGCGTAAGGCTCGTCGTTTAGCGCGTCAGCAGGCAGAGGAAACATTACAAAGTACGGTGGAAAATTCCGTAGAAATGAGCGCGTCTTCAGCGAGTGAAAAAACAGCAGAAAAAAGCACCGCACTTGAAGATAAAAAAGCCGCCGTTGCTGCAGCGCTTGCCCGCGCGAAAGCGAAAAAATTAGCCGCACAGCAAAGCGAAGCAGTGCAAGGCGAAGTGGAAAAAGGCGGGGATGTTTCTGGCGCAGAAAATGTAACGGATGTGGAAAATCCAGTTGCAACGGATCCGAAAAAAGCCGCGGTTGCCGCAGCGATTGCGCGAGCAAAAGCGAAAAAATTAGCCGCACAGCAAGGTGCAGCAGATCAAAGTGAAGTGGAAACAGGCGAGGATGTTTCCGTCGCAAAAAATGTGACGGACGCGGAAAATCCAGTTGCAACGGATCCGAAAAAAGCCGCGGTTGCCGCGGCGATTGCTCGAGCAAAAGCGAAAAAATTAGCCGCGCAACAGGCAAAAGATGTAGAATAA
- a CDS encoding DNA methylase, with translation MHEEKCLEKNFADVDFLPINTKIGDVYKINQRTPNEYTHGFFKYPCKFIPEIPRWAIKKYLKKTNGLVFDPFSGSGTTLLEANILGHNAYGCEIDLVAQKIILAKTQHYSLSDLYKIDEVYSSILFNLDKSTDIFRPDINNFHHWFCDKNALLLGKLRSFIDKIEDNKIKVFFEVVFLSIIKPTSQADDISPKPYVSKKVIKQAPDAFNYFQLTFDKYRKMLQSYSELNIQNTTKIVKGDALSVEDAFLADIAITSPPYINAFDYARTLRLENLWLGNHSEQSILESKSHYVGTERFNLKNEKQKESDIFTYSSTLYEHFSILKDIDEKRAYIVKKFFEDMKCNMVNVVNHLKKDAYYIIVIGNSSIRNRHIESWKILKDISQYVGFEYIENFAYFIQNPYIRIPRNGKGGLTKLDHILVLKKV, from the coding sequence ATGCATGAAGAAAAGTGTTTAGAAAAAAATTTTGCAGATGTTGATTTTCTTCCAATTAATACTAAAATTGGAGATGTTTATAAGATCAATCAAAGAACACCGAATGAATATACTCATGGTTTTTTTAAATATCCGTGTAAATTTATTCCTGAAATACCACGATGGGCAATAAAAAAATATCTAAAAAAAACAAATGGACTTGTTTTTGATCCTTTTTCTGGCTCAGGAACAACTTTATTAGAGGCTAATATATTAGGGCATAATGCATATGGCTGTGAAATTGATCTAGTTGCACAAAAAATTATTTTAGCCAAAACACAGCACTATTCTTTGAGTGACTTATATAAAATAGATGAAGTTTATTCATCAATTTTGTTCAATCTAGATAAAAGCACTGATATTTTTAGGCCCGATATCAATAATTTTCATCATTGGTTTTGTGACAAAAATGCGTTATTATTAGGTAAATTACGCTCTTTTATTGATAAAATTGAAGATAATAAAATTAAAGTTTTCTTTGAAGTGGTATTTCTTTCTATTATTAAACCGACATCACAAGCCGATGACATTTCTCCCAAGCCTTATGTTTCAAAAAAAGTGATAAAACAAGCACCTGATGCGTTTAATTATTTTCAGCTTACTTTTGATAAGTATAGGAAGATGTTACAAAGTTATTCTGAATTAAATATTCAAAATACGACTAAAATAGTCAAAGGGGATGCACTGAGTGTAGAAGATGCTTTTCTTGCAGACATTGCAATTACTTCACCTCCATATATCAATGCTTTTGATTATGCAAGAACATTGCGATTAGAAAATTTATGGCTAGGGAATCATTCAGAACAATCTATTTTAGAATCGAAAAGTCATTATGTTGGAACAGAACGCTTTAATCTAAAAAATGAAAAACAAAAAGAATCCGATATATTTACTTACTCATCAACTTTATATGAACACTTTTCAATATTGAAAGATATTGATGAAAAAAGAGCTTATATTGTTAAAAAATTTTTTGAAGATATGAAATGTAATATGGTTAATGTAGTTAATCATTTAAAAAAAGATGCTTATTATATTATTGTTATTGGTAATAGTAGTATTAGAAACCGCCACATAGAAAGTTGGAAAATTCTTAAAGATATTTCTCAATATGTTGGATTTGAATATATTGAAAATTTTGCTTATTTTATTCAGAACCCTTATATTAGAATTCCAAGAAATGGAAAAGGGGGATTGACGAAATTAGATCATATTTTAGTACTTAAAAAGGTATAG
- the nth gene encoding endonuclease III yields the protein MNKQKRIEILTRLREQNPHPTTELNYHSPFELLIAVILSAQATDKGVNKATDKLFPVANTPQAILDLGVDGLKNYIKTIGLYNSKAENIIKTCRDLVEKYQGEVPQDRESLESLAGVGRKTANVVLNTAFGQPTIAVDTHIFRVSNRTGFAPGKDVVKVEEKLLKVVPDEFKTDVHHWLILHGRYTCIARKPRCASCIIEDLCEFKDKTEI from the coding sequence ATGAATAAGCAAAAACGTATTGAAATTTTAACCCGCCTGCGGGAACAAAATCCACATCCGACCACTGAATTAAATTACCATTCACCCTTTGAGTTGTTAATTGCGGTAATTTTATCGGCGCAAGCCACAGATAAAGGCGTCAATAAAGCTACAGATAAGCTGTTTCCTGTTGCCAATACGCCACAAGCTATTTTGGATCTCGGCGTAGATGGCTTAAAAAATTATATTAAAACGATCGGGCTATATAACAGCAAAGCGGAAAATATTATTAAAACTTGTCGCGACTTGGTGGAAAAATATCAAGGTGAAGTACCGCAAGATCGTGAATCTCTGGAAAGTTTAGCCGGTGTTGGGCGAAAAACGGCGAATGTGGTGTTAAACACCGCCTTTGGTCAACCAACTATTGCGGTGGATACGCATATTTTTCGCGTGTCTAATCGTACCGGATTTGCGCCAGGAAAAGATGTTGTGAAAGTTGAAGAAAAATTGCTCAAAGTGGTGCCTGATGAATTTAAAACTGATGTGCATCATTGGTTGATTTTACACGGACGTTATACTTGTATTGCTAGAAAACCGCGCTGCGCTTCTTGCATTATTGAAGATTTATGTGAATTTAAAGATAAAACCGAAATATAA
- the rnfG gene encoding electron transport complex protein RnfG: protein MNMTKISAKYGLLLGGVALACTVLSTGVYFLTKDKIDEAVAKQQQALLSEVIPAQYHDNDLLQSCYDLEKSALKNPSIGKICVAEKDGKISAYAYETVAPDGYSGNIRLLVGLTPQGDVLGVRVLEHAETPGLGDKIELRISDWILSLSNQKISQENLPDWAVKKDGGKFDQFAGATITPRAVVNQVKRSALFLLDELKHQDQTKRLNEK from the coding sequence ATGAATATGACAAAAATTAGTGCTAAATATGGTTTATTATTGGGCGGTGTGGCGTTGGCTTGCACCGTACTTTCTACCGGAGTTTATTTTTTAACCAAAGATAAAATTGATGAAGCGGTCGCTAAGCAGCAACAAGCGTTGTTATCCGAAGTTATTCCCGCACAATATCATGACAATGATTTACTGCAAAGTTGCTATGATTTAGAGAAATCGGCTCTGAAAAATCCGAGTATTGGCAAAATTTGTGTCGCGGAAAAGGATGGTAAAATTAGCGCTTATGCTTATGAAACCGTTGCGCCGGATGGATATTCAGGCAATATTCGTTTATTGGTCGGATTAACGCCACAGGGTGATGTTCTTGGTGTTCGCGTCCTTGAACACGCGGAAACGCCGGGGTTGGGTGATAAAATTGAATTGCGCATTTCCGACTGGATTTTGTCGTTAAGCAATCAAAAAATCAGTCAAGAAAACTTGCCTGATTGGGCGGTGAAAAAAGACGGTGGAAAATTTGATCAATTTGCCGGTGCGACCATTACGCCGCGTGCGGTAGTGAACCAAGTGAAGCGTTCGGCGCTATTTTTACTTGATGAATTAAAACATCAGGATCAAACAAAACGGTTAAATGAAAAATAA
- a CDS encoding sodium-dependent transporter, with the protein MTTKQERQTWSSRLTYVLTVAGATVGFGATWRFPYLVGENGGGAYVLLFCIAMLVIGIPMILVENVIGRRLRVNSIDAFGDRLDGKVSKGWKVLGYMGLLGAFGIMAYYMVLGGWVMNYIVNLISGGLDISTVITKEYAKQFYDESITNSPWHIMLYTLIFVLVNYVILARGIIGGIERAVKYLMPLLFVFLIGMVIRNVTLPGAAEGIVYYLKPDFSKITPQLFIMVLGQVFFALSLGFGVLITLSSYLSKEENLIQTAVITGFTNTIIAVLAGFMIFPSLFSFGIEPNAGPTLVFQSLPIVFSHLWAGRFFAVIFFGLLLIAALTTSITIYEVIITALQEKLRMRRSKAIILTLGGIFVLGNIPSIVSDNWLKEVTFFGRNIFDTFDYVSGNILFMLTALGCAIFVGFVLKDEAKKELSPTPNSLFTTIWFNYVKFIVPLIIIVIFVSNLV; encoded by the coding sequence ATGACGACAAAACAAGAAAGACAAACCTGGTCAAGTCGCTTAACTTATGTACTTACTGTCGCCGGGGCAACGGTCGGTTTCGGGGCGACGTGGCGTTTCCCTTATTTAGTTGGTGAAAACGGGGGCGGGGCTTATGTATTGTTGTTTTGTATTGCCATGTTGGTCATAGGTATTCCTATGATTTTAGTGGAAAATGTGATTGGACGCCGTTTACGGGTTAATTCCATTGATGCTTTTGGCGATCGTTTAGATGGCAAAGTCTCAAAAGGCTGGAAAGTTTTAGGGTATATGGGGCTGCTCGGCGCTTTTGGTATTATGGCATATTATATGGTACTTGGCGGCTGGGTGATGAATTACATTGTGAATTTAATCAGTGGTGGATTGGATATTTCCACGGTGATCACTAAAGAATATGCCAAACAATTTTATGATGAAAGTATTACCAACAGCCCTTGGCATATCATGCTTTATACGCTGATTTTTGTATTAGTTAATTATGTTATTTTGGCTAGAGGAATTATTGGCGGAATAGAGCGCGCAGTAAAATATTTGATGCCATTGCTTTTTGTCTTTTTGATTGGTATGGTGATTCGCAATGTGACCTTGCCGGGTGCTGCTGAAGGGATTGTTTATTATCTCAAACCAGATTTTTCCAAAATCACGCCGCAACTTTTTATTATGGTGCTTGGGCAGGTTTTCTTTGCTTTAAGTTTGGGCTTTGGCGTGTTGATCACCTTATCCAGCTATCTTAGTAAAGAAGAAAATCTGATTCAAACCGCGGTGATCACAGGATTTACCAACACGATTATTGCGGTTCTTGCTGGATTTATGATTTTCCCGTCGTTATTTAGCTTCGGCATTGAACCTAACGCGGGACCAACCTTAGTTTTTCAAAGTTTACCGATAGTGTTTTCTCATTTATGGGCTGGGCGTTTCTTTGCGGTGATTTTCTTCGGATTACTGCTTATTGCCGCCTTAACCACTTCGATCACGATTTACGAAGTGATCATTACCGCATTGCAAGAAAAATTAAGAATGCGTCGCAGCAAAGCGATTATTTTAACCTTAGGTGGTATTTTTGTATTGGGCAATATTCCATCGATTGTAAGTGATAATTGGCTAAAAGAGGTGACCTTTTTTGGACGCAATATTTTCGATACCTTTGATTATGTCAGCGGCAATATTTTATTTATGCTTACCGCATTAGGTTGCGCCATCTTTGTGGGCTTTGTTTTAAAAGATGAAGCAAAAAAAGAACTTTCCCCAACCCCAAATTCTCTTTTTACGACGATTTGGTTTAATTATGTGAAGTTTATCGTTCCACTGATTATTATCGTAATTTTTGTGAGTAATTTGGTTTAA
- a CDS encoding Adenine specific DNA methylase Mod: protein MMIDEKFYENLENEFNVIYPKQDGATYSSLLNYSEEGKKYRQRWYRYKEGYSIDLIKTLISTYNKKQNGIILDPFLGSGTTIMAANELGLKAIGFEVNPFSQFLSKTKLTNYSLKDKHLFNEVYPLILTEAILLSNRQKFELPKLSIAHKVFDENIQNYILAIRHLIKNYNVNEKVRDLLFLGWLSAIEPCSLYKKAGNGLKRKVESKKNITTIPQVIDILTNIYLLMSEDLSAKLVFNSSVICDSALNIPKYIAKNTISSIIFSPPYANAFDYTEIYKLELWFGEFVRDYDDLKKLRASSLRSHLNGLSSQLDISQLNLIELYELNVLLQALENKKLWDKKIPIMLKLYFSQLFELLEHIFDVLENDGYCGIVVGNSSYGGVVFPTDLLVAKYAKTIGFKIDKIEVDRYIITSSQQYHQTYNAKGYLRESVICMKKSV from the coding sequence ATGATGATTGATGAAAAATTCTATGAAAATTTAGAAAATGAGTTTAATGTTATATATCCGAAACAAGATGGTGCAACTTATAGTAGCCTACTTAATTATTCAGAAGAAGGAAAAAAATATAGACAACGTTGGTATCGATATAAAGAAGGGTATTCAATAGATTTAATTAAAACATTAATTTCTACATATAATAAAAAACAAAATGGCATAATCTTAGATCCTTTTCTAGGGAGTGGCACAACAATTATGGCTGCTAACGAATTAGGGTTAAAAGCAATTGGGTTTGAAGTTAATCCATTTTCTCAGTTCTTATCAAAAACAAAATTAACTAATTATAGTTTAAAAGATAAGCATTTGTTTAATGAGGTATATCCTTTGATATTAACTGAAGCAATTTTGCTATCAAATAGACAAAAGTTTGAGTTACCTAAATTATCTATTGCACATAAAGTATTTGATGAAAATATTCAAAACTATATTTTAGCTATTAGACATCTTATAAAAAATTATAATGTAAATGAAAAAGTAAGAGATTTATTATTTTTAGGTTGGTTATCTGCAATTGAACCGTGTTCATTATATAAAAAGGCAGGAAATGGTTTAAAGAGAAAAGTTGAAAGTAAGAAAAATATTACAACTATTCCGCAGGTAATAGATATTTTGACAAACATTTATTTATTAATGAGTGAAGATTTATCTGCTAAGTTAGTGTTTAATTCCTCAGTAATTTGTGATTCAGCATTAAATATACCTAAATATATAGCGAAAAATACTATAAGTAGTATTATTTTTTCTCCACCTTATGCCAATGCTTTTGATTATACTGAAATTTATAAATTAGAGTTATGGTTTGGTGAGTTTGTTAGAGATTATGATGATTTAAAAAAATTGAGAGCTTCTTCTTTACGTTCTCATTTGAATGGCTTGTCCAGTCAATTAGATATATCGCAATTAAATTTAATTGAGTTATATGAACTTAATGTTTTACTACAGGCATTAGAAAATAAGAAATTATGGGATAAGAAAATTCCAATTATGTTGAAGCTCTATTTCAGTCAGCTTTTTGAATTATTAGAGCATATTTTTGATGTGTTAGAAAATGATGGATATTGTGGGATTGTTGTTGGTAATTCTTCTTATGGTGGTGTTGTTTTTCCTACCGATTTATTAGTTGCTAAGTATGCTAAAACAATTGGGTTTAAAATAGATAAAATTGAAGTTGATCGTTATATTATTACTAGCTCTCAACAATACCATCAAACTTATAATGCTAAAGGATATTTAAGAGAAAGTGTGATATGCATGAAGAAAAGTGTTTAG
- a CDS encoding AlwI restriction endonuclease, which translates to MAKRDRSKKFWFIPKRANVHQMLAFLHGMIEKNYDGTTWNPQKQDNLNLELKKLGATKDGEKIAPQGMRTLLASVHYLGFVYLDTTTEPTRIRITEAGYQFYNMHKNDLRVIEKLTKSLTINSSPSVYHQMKKLQITNPIILPHCEDIFVFPFRVVLSMLLKLEYLDKEEIALYVFHTSSMSEIDFRVQEIINFRKLGALDRENLINQYKKTDVGNITLTQAASSSYFMQFCEGTGVIERNSIYVDNSDKAIDSIKIKSQFRQDVVKVLSQFKGIHPYDFKDNLLLWIDYIGSMGKLYPPVDFKLKNSSLREVYIEVFQHKDIIYTNVLAFLGEDCFPVFIDEEYEVRIYLFDQAQHVGEFKFKGNENGVLDVGDFIKLDCTANAENSLLELEDEIRLHSKVTTFTSTMLPKLRLLNKKLGIDKINDKSLRGAYYEYLFYRLLSILKSKNMIDDIFWNGKIGKYNLPIQAPGGKQGTPDIIFIKDGIHYILELTTIKSKSGQHSAELSSVPDHIRLYSKQFRNIKIRGIFCAPEIHERNHNVMKAILFGEGIEFISIKDSEFLDILCVENAMLLGQKLEVLFT; encoded by the coding sequence ATGGCAAAAAGAGATAGAAGTAAGAAATTTTGGTTTATTCCTAAAAGAGCAAATGTACATCAAATGCTAGCCTTTTTACATGGCATGATTGAAAAAAATTATGATGGAACAACCTGGAATCCACAAAAGCAAGATAATCTAAACCTTGAACTTAAGAAATTGGGAGCAACAAAAGATGGTGAAAAAATTGCGCCACAAGGTATGAGAACATTATTAGCTTCAGTTCACTATTTAGGATTTGTATATTTGGATACGACAACTGAGCCAACACGAATAAGAATTACTGAAGCCGGTTATCAATTTTATAATATGCATAAAAATGATTTGCGAGTTATAGAGAAACTAACCAAAAGTTTAACTATTAACTCATCACCATCTGTTTATCATCAGATGAAGAAATTGCAAATAACAAATCCAATTATTCTACCACACTGTGAAGATATCTTTGTATTTCCATTTCGTGTTGTTCTTTCTATGTTATTGAAATTAGAATATTTAGATAAAGAAGAAATAGCTCTATATGTATTTCATACAAGTTCAATGTCTGAGATAGATTTTAGAGTTCAAGAAATTATAAATTTCCGTAAGTTAGGTGCATTAGATAGAGAAAATTTGATTAATCAGTACAAAAAAACGGATGTCGGAAATATTACACTAACTCAAGCTGCAAGTTCTTCTTATTTTATGCAGTTTTGCGAAGGAACTGGAGTTATTGAGAGAAATAGTATTTATGTAGATAACAGCGATAAAGCTATTGATTCGATTAAAATTAAATCACAGTTCAGACAAGATGTTGTTAAGGTTTTATCGCAATTTAAAGGGATACATCCTTATGATTTTAAAGATAACTTGCTGTTATGGATAGATTATATCGGCTCTATGGGAAAATTATATCCACCGGTTGATTTTAAATTAAAAAATTCTTCATTAAGAGAGGTTTATATTGAAGTTTTTCAACATAAAGATATTATTTATACGAATGTACTAGCGTTTTTAGGGGAAGATTGTTTTCCAGTTTTTATAGATGAAGAATATGAGGTTAGGATTTATCTTTTTGATCAAGCACAACACGTAGGAGAATTTAAATTTAAAGGAAATGAAAATGGTGTTTTAGATGTAGGTGATTTTATTAAATTGGATTGTACAGCTAATGCTGAAAATTCATTATTAGAATTAGAAGATGAAATTCGGTTACACAGTAAGGTAACAACATTTACCTCTACAATGCTTCCTAAATTACGCTTATTAAATAAAAAACTAGGTATAGATAAAATTAATGATAAATCTTTACGTGGTGCTTATTATGAATATCTATTTTATCGTTTATTATCTATTTTAAAATCAAAAAATATGATTGATGATATTTTTTGGAATGGAAAAATAGGTAAATATAATTTACCTATTCAAGCACCTGGTGGTAAGCAAGGAACCCCTGATATCATTTTTATAAAAGATGGGATACATTATATATTAGAGCTTACTACAATAAAATCAAAGTCAGGACAACATTCCGCAGAATTATCTTCTGTACCTGATCATATTAGATTATATAGTAAGCAATTTCGTAACATTAAAATTAGAGGTA
- the rnfD gene encoding electron transport complex protein RnfD, with the protein MFKMVSSPHTHSGKFTARIMLWVIGAMIPAIITQVYYFGPGVLVQASLAIVWALALELIVTFLRKKPTLFYIADCSVILTALILAVAIPPYAPYWVILIGIFCAVILGKHVYGGLGQNPFNPAMVGYVILLISFPLQMSTWLPPISLLNEPPTLADTYSLIFQGATTDGFSLAQLTASIDGVTQATPLNEVKTLATKYTEGYPMGLYGEMLRSPIFDHGDFALGWWQVNVAFLFGGIFLIWRKVIHWQIPLAMLLTMALLGMGSSVFSAGLYLSFNAQWLSGATMFGAFFIATDPVTASITPKGKLVFGALVGLLVYVIRYYGGYPDGVAFAILLGNICVPLIDHYTRPRVAGHARGTRP; encoded by the coding sequence ATGTTTAAAATGGTAAGTTCTCCACATACACATTCGGGCAAATTTACTGCTCGAATTATGTTGTGGGTGATCGGGGCGATGATTCCGGCGATAATCACACAAGTGTATTATTTCGGTCCGGGTGTGCTTGTGCAGGCAAGTTTGGCTATTGTATGGGCGTTGGCACTGGAATTGATAGTGACATTTTTACGCAAAAAGCCCACATTATTTTATATTGCGGATTGCAGTGTGATATTAACTGCATTAATTTTAGCAGTAGCGATCCCGCCTTATGCACCTTATTGGGTTATTTTGATTGGTATTTTTTGTGCGGTTATTTTAGGAAAACACGTGTATGGCGGATTGGGACAAAATCCATTTAATCCGGCAATGGTGGGATATGTGATTTTATTGATTTCTTTCCCGTTGCAAATGAGTACTTGGTTGCCGCCGATTAGCTTATTAAATGAACCTCCGACACTGGCGGATACGTATTCCTTGATTTTTCAAGGCGCAACCACTGACGGATTTAGCTTGGCACAACTTACCGCATCAATTGATGGCGTGACGCAGGCGACACCATTAAACGAAGTCAAAACCTTAGCAACGAAATATACCGAGGGTTATCCTATGGGGTTGTATGGGGAAATGCTACGTTCGCCAATTTTTGATCATGGCGATTTCGCTTTGGGTTGGTGGCAAGTGAATGTGGCATTTTTGTTCGGTGGTATTTTCTTAATTTGGCGCAAAGTGATTCATTGGCAAATTCCGCTAGCGATGTTGTTGACGATGGCATTATTGGGCATGGGATCGAGTGTGTTTTCTGCAGGATTATATTTATCCTTTAATGCGCAGTGGCTAAGTGGTGCGACCATGTTTGGTGCCTTTTTTATCGCCACTGATCCGGTGACCGCTTCGATTACGCCGAAAGGAAAATTGGTATTTGGCGCGTTAGTTGGTTTGCTGGTATATGTTATTCGCTATTATGGCGGTTATCCGGATGGCGTCGCGTTTGCGATCTTATTGGGTAATATTTGCGTTCCTTTAATTGATCATTACACCCGACCTCGAGTTGCCGGTCATGCGCGGGGTACTCGTCCATGA
- the rnfE gene encoding electron transport complex protein RnfE: MITENSVKTDRALGDVASDLAQPVSDRQSAVEKNAENGIWLRLFKQGIWQNNPGLVQLLGLCPLLAVSGSATNALGLGLATVIVLMCTNTIISLFRKHIPQPIRIPIYVMIIATTVTMVQLMMNAYTYTLYQSLGIFIPLIVTNCIVIGRAEAFASKNAVAHALFDGFSMGLGMTLSLFVLGALREIIGTGKLFIGIENLLGSWATELHIELFQVDSSFLLAILPPGAFIGLGLLLALKNIIDRKVK, from the coding sequence ATGATAACAGAAAACAGTGTAAAAACAGACCGCGCTTTAGGGGATGTGGCGTCAGATTTGGCGCAACCTGTGTCGGATAGACAAAGTGCGGTGGAAAAAAATGCAGAAAATGGCATTTGGTTGCGTTTGTTTAAGCAAGGTATCTGGCAAAATAACCCAGGGTTAGTGCAATTATTGGGGCTTTGTCCGTTGTTGGCTGTTTCAGGATCGGCGACCAATGCGCTGGGATTAGGATTGGCGACGGTGATTGTGCTAATGTGTACGAATACAATTATCTCGTTGTTTCGTAAACATATTCCGCAACCAATCCGTATTCCGATTTATGTCATGATCATTGCTACGACGGTGACGATGGTGCAATTGATGATGAATGCTTATACTTACACCCTTTATCAGTCCTTGGGGATTTTTATTCCATTGATCGTGACCAATTGTATTGTGATTGGGCGAGCGGAAGCCTTTGCCTCCAAAAACGCCGTTGCGCACGCGCTTTTTGATGGTTTTTCCATGGGACTTGGGATGACCTTAAGTTTGTTTGTATTGGGTGCGTTACGTGAAATTATTGGTACCGGAAAATTATTTATCGGCATTGAAAATTTATTGGGAAGTTGGGCAACAGAATTACATATTGAATTATTTCAAGTAGATAGCAGCTTTTTATTAGCAATTTTACCGCCTGGTGCATTTATTGGTTTAGGATTATTGTTGGCTCTTAAAAATATCATTGATCGCAAAGTAAAATGA